A single window of Coregonus clupeaformis isolate EN_2021a unplaced genomic scaffold, ASM2061545v1 scaf1290, whole genome shotgun sequence DNA harbors:
- the LOC123486594 gene encoding extensin-3-like, with the protein MGSPPGQPPPVTTWTTTTSHHLDNHYQSPPGHHPTPTTTSHHLYITPPPPQPPPVTTWTSPHPNPNHHQSPPGHHPTSTPTTTSHHLDITPPPPPTTTESPPGHHPTSTPTTTSHHLDITPPPPQPPPVTTWTSPHLHPNHHQSPPGHHPTSTPTTTSHHLDNHYQSPPGHHPTSTPTTTSHHLDITPPPPQPPPVTTWTTTTSHHLDITPPPPQPPPVTTWTTTTSHHLDINPPPTPTTTSHHLDITPPPPQPPPVTTWTTTTSHHLDITPTPPQPPPVTTWTSPPTFPHLPHPNHYQSPPVPHTPSPMPHPLTPLPNPT; encoded by the exons ATGGGG TCACCACCTGGACAACCACCACCAGTCACCACCTGGACAACCACTACCAGTCACCACCTGGACAACCACTACCAGTCACCACCTGGACATCACCCCACCCCAACCACCACCAGTCACCACCTGTAcatcaccccacccccaccccaaccaccACCAGTCACCACCTGGAcatcaccccaccccaaccccaaccACCACCAGTCACCACCTGGACATCACCCCACCTCCACCCCAACCACCACCAGTCACCACCTGGACATcaccccacctccacccccaaCCACCACCGAGTCACCACCTGGACATCACCCCACCTCCACCCCAACCACCACCAGTCACCACCTGGACATCACCCCACCTCCACCCCAACCACCACCAGTCACCACCTGGACATCACCCCACCTCCACCCCAACCACCACCAGTCACCACCTGGACATCACCCCACCTCCACCCCAACCACCACCAGTCACCACCTGGACAACCACTACCAGTCACCACCTGGACATCACCCCACCTCCACCCCAACCACCACCAGTCACCACCTGGACATCACCCCACCTCCACCCCAACCACCACCAGTCACCACCTGGACAACCACTACCAGTCACCACCTGGACATCACCCCACCTCCACCCCAACCACCACCAGTCACCACCTGGACAACCACTACCAGTCACCACCTGGACATcaacccaccccccaccccaaccaccaCCAGTCACCACCTGGACATCACCCCACCTCCACCCCAACCACCACCAGTCACCACCTGGACAACCACTACCAGTCACCACCTGGACATcaccccaaccccaccccaaCCACCACCAGTCACCACTTGGACATCACCCCCCACCttcccccacctcccccacccCAACCACTACCAGTCACCACCTGTACCCCATACCCCCTCTCCCATgcctcaccccctcacccccctccccaaTCCCACCTGA